In Cryptosporangium aurantiacum, one DNA window encodes the following:
- a CDS encoding permease prefix domain 1-containing protein, with protein sequence MSTDLVDRYVFTVLRRVPERQRADIDRELRASIADAVDARVENGEPPEAATEATLLELGDPDRLADGYADRPRVLIGPELYDIWRRLLLMLFSIVLPIVVTVVVIVTVLEDPAIGPAIGAGIGALMTTGAHLAFWTTLVFAILERTGVARRDLGAEWTLAHLPKYEPASLSLGQLALTVLWPVLLIAGLVLQQFTFTDVPVLDPDNWTFWWPFLIGVLVLEIVYAVWLHRRGAWTHAVTAANAVLAVLLTGPVVWLLATDRFFNPEFVAGLDWGTEDPLAWLRGIVIVVAIVGAVYDVVDVAIRAERARRGLATPVAGTGNLTVTAG encoded by the coding sequence ATGAGTACCGACCTCGTCGACCGCTACGTCTTCACCGTCCTCCGCCGTGTCCCCGAGCGACAGCGCGCCGACATCGACCGGGAGCTCCGGGCCTCGATCGCGGACGCCGTCGACGCCCGGGTCGAGAACGGCGAGCCACCCGAGGCCGCCACCGAGGCCACGCTGCTCGAGCTCGGCGACCCCGACCGCCTGGCCGACGGGTACGCCGACCGGCCGCGCGTCCTCATCGGCCCGGAGCTGTACGACATCTGGCGCCGGCTGCTGCTGATGCTGTTCTCGATCGTGCTGCCGATCGTCGTCACGGTCGTGGTCATCGTGACGGTCCTCGAGGATCCGGCGATCGGGCCGGCCATCGGCGCCGGGATCGGCGCGCTGATGACCACCGGCGCGCACCTCGCGTTCTGGACCACGCTGGTGTTCGCGATCCTCGAACGCACCGGCGTCGCCCGCCGGGACCTAGGCGCCGAGTGGACGCTCGCCCACCTGCCGAAGTACGAGCCCGCGTCGCTGTCCCTCGGCCAGCTGGCCCTGACCGTGCTCTGGCCGGTCCTGCTGATCGCCGGGCTGGTGCTGCAGCAGTTCACGTTCACCGACGTCCCGGTGCTCGACCCGGACAACTGGACGTTCTGGTGGCCGTTCCTCATCGGCGTGCTGGTGCTGGAGATCGTCTACGCGGTCTGGCTGCACCGCCGCGGCGCCTGGACCCACGCGGTGACCGCCGCGAACGCCGTGCTGGCCGTGCTGTTGACCGGGCCGGTGGTCTGGCTGCTGGCCACCGACCGCTTCTTCAACCCGGAGTTCGTCGCCGGGCTGGACTGGGGCACCGAGGACCCGCTCGCCTGGCTGCGGGGCATTGTGATCGTCGTCGCGATCGTCGGTGCGGTCTACGACGTCGTCGACGTCGCGATCCGCGCCGAGCGGGCCCGCCGCGGTCTGGCCACTCCGGTCGCGGGAACCGGCAACCTGACGGTGACCGCCGGCTGA
- a CDS encoding alkaline phosphatase D family protein, giving the protein MPLSYPLPRRRFLASGLLIPVLLSADGQRSRVRSARPSRVPADVFTLGVASGDPLPDGVVLWTRLAPRPTEGGGMPRTPVPVHWEVAPDERFRTIVRSGTAVAHPASAHTVHVDVRGLRAGAEYFYRFRVDGQSSPVGRTRTAPAPDARPGHLRFATASCQNWQDGFYTAYRAMAEEDVDLVLFLGDYIYEAAPGPDRLRDHVGTGQPYTLEDYRNLHAQYRTDWDLARMHAAAPWVVSLDDHDVDDNWTGALPADPTLREAVPFAARKAAALRAFCEHMPIRLGRAGVGAEPRLYRRLRFGSLATLHVLDTRQYRSPHPRTLAQADEPWRTMTGAAQERWLLDGLARAESGWNLLANQVAWAAGDRRAGPRERYSFDSWDGYRLQRTRLLEYLGSGVASNPVVLTGDQHATWACDLRPDFEADDSPAVAAELVGTSITSGGDADVAAFRRVHDTLRAENPHFKYVDNRRGYLVGDLTADRLEARLRVVDTVLSPGPTTTRTAARFVVEAGRPGVTLDDADHPRG; this is encoded by the coding sequence GTGCCGCTCTCCTACCCGCTCCCCCGGCGTCGCTTCCTGGCGTCCGGGCTGCTCATCCCGGTCCTGCTGAGCGCCGACGGCCAGCGGAGCCGGGTGCGGTCGGCCCGGCCGTCCCGGGTCCCGGCCGACGTGTTCACGCTCGGGGTGGCGTCCGGCGACCCGTTACCCGACGGCGTCGTGCTCTGGACGCGGCTGGCGCCGCGCCCCACCGAGGGCGGCGGTATGCCACGGACCCCAGTACCGGTCCACTGGGAGGTCGCGCCCGACGAACGCTTTCGGACGATCGTGCGCTCCGGTACCGCAGTGGCACACCCCGCCTCGGCGCACACCGTCCACGTCGACGTCCGCGGACTGCGCGCCGGCGCGGAGTACTTCTACCGGTTCCGGGTGGACGGCCAGTCGTCGCCGGTCGGCCGCACCCGCACCGCACCGGCGCCCGACGCGCGCCCCGGGCACCTGCGGTTCGCCACCGCGTCCTGTCAGAACTGGCAGGACGGCTTCTACACGGCGTACCGGGCGATGGCCGAGGAGGACGTCGACCTCGTCCTGTTCCTCGGCGACTACATCTACGAGGCCGCGCCGGGGCCCGACCGGCTGCGAGACCACGTCGGCACCGGCCAGCCGTACACGCTGGAGGACTACCGCAACCTCCATGCCCAGTACCGCACCGACTGGGATCTGGCCCGGATGCACGCGGCGGCCCCGTGGGTGGTCTCGCTCGACGACCACGACGTCGACGACAACTGGACCGGCGCGCTCCCGGCCGATCCGACGCTCCGGGAGGCGGTGCCGTTCGCCGCGCGGAAGGCCGCCGCGCTGCGGGCGTTCTGCGAGCACATGCCGATTCGGCTGGGGCGGGCTGGGGTCGGCGCCGAGCCGCGGCTCTACCGGCGGCTGCGGTTCGGATCGCTGGCCACGCTGCACGTTCTCGACACCCGTCAGTACCGATCGCCGCACCCGCGCACGCTCGCGCAGGCCGACGAGCCGTGGCGGACGATGACCGGCGCGGCGCAGGAACGCTGGCTGCTCGACGGGCTGGCCCGGGCCGAGAGCGGCTGGAACCTACTGGCCAACCAGGTGGCGTGGGCCGCGGGTGACCGCCGCGCCGGGCCGCGCGAACGGTACAGCTTCGACAGCTGGGACGGGTACCGGTTGCAGCGGACGCGGCTGCTGGAGTACCTGGGAAGCGGCGTCGCGTCCAACCCGGTCGTTCTCACCGGGGACCAGCACGCGACCTGGGCGTGCGACCTGCGGCCGGACTTCGAGGCGGACGACTCCCCGGCCGTGGCCGCCGAGCTGGTCGGGACGTCGATCACGTCCGGCGGTGACGCGGATGTCGCCGCCTTCCGCCGGGTGCACGACACGCTGCGCGCCGAGAACCCGCACTTCAAGTACGTCGACAACCGGCGCGGCTACCTGGTCGGCGACCTGACCGCCGACCGGCTGGAGGCCCGGCTGCGGGTGGTCGACACGGTGCTGAGCCCGGGTCCGACGACGACACGCACGGCCGCGCGGTTCGTCGTCGAGGCCGGGCGGCCCGGCGTCACGCTCGACGACGCCGACCACCCGCGGGGCTGA
- a CDS encoding TetR/AcrR family transcriptional regulator: MAVTTDKRLLRGARTRQTVLRRAVDVASLDGLGGLSFGRLAEDTGMSKAGIQTLFRTKEALQLATVDTARDLFVDAVVRPARSAPPGRARLLALLDGWITYATTPLFTGGCFRVANLAEFDSHPGPVHDALARDQRDWIGLLAAQIRIAVAAGEIPAVDAEHAAFGLDALLCATNTALRFGDPAAVDRLRLLAESLLGPQR, encoded by the coding sequence ATGGCGGTGACGACCGACAAGCGCCTGTTGCGCGGGGCGCGGACACGGCAGACCGTGCTCCGTCGCGCCGTCGACGTCGCCTCGCTCGACGGGCTCGGCGGGTTGAGCTTCGGGCGGCTGGCCGAGGACACCGGGATGAGCAAGGCCGGTATCCAAACGCTGTTCCGGACGAAGGAGGCGCTCCAGCTGGCCACCGTGGACACCGCCAGGGACCTGTTCGTCGATGCGGTGGTGCGACCTGCACGGTCGGCGCCGCCCGGCCGCGCCCGCCTGCTGGCGCTGCTCGACGGGTGGATCACCTACGCCACGACGCCGCTGTTCACCGGCGGCTGCTTCCGGGTCGCGAACCTGGCCGAGTTCGACAGCCACCCCGGCCCGGTGCACGACGCGCTGGCGCGCGACCAGCGGGACTGGATCGGGTTGCTCGCCGCGCAGATCCGCATCGCCGTCGCGGCGGGCGAGATCCCCGCGGTGGACGCCGAGCACGCCGCGTTCGGCCTGGACGCGCTGCTCTGCGCGACGAACACCGCGCTCCGCTTCGGCGACCCGGCCGCGGTCGACCGGCTCCGCCTGCTGGCCGAGTCGCTGCTGGGGCCGCAGCGCTGA
- a CDS encoding PadR family transcriptional regulator, translated as MTSDATLSGHLQELRRGTVVVASLTVLRTPGYGYSLLETLSAAGFEVEANTLYPLLRRLEAQGLLTSSWNTDEARPRKFYRTTEQGDAIARALRAEWSRLDRAVTDLDAPTLAPKDAS; from the coding sequence ATGACAAGCGATGCGACGCTCTCCGGCCACCTGCAGGAGTTGCGCCGCGGCACGGTCGTCGTCGCGAGCCTCACCGTTCTGCGCACCCCGGGCTACGGCTACTCGCTGCTCGAAACGCTCAGCGCGGCCGGGTTCGAGGTGGAGGCCAACACGCTCTACCCCCTGCTGCGGCGCCTGGAGGCCCAGGGCCTCCTCACCAGCTCCTGGAACACCGACGAAGCACGGCCGCGGAAGTTCTACCGGACCACCGAGCAGGGCGACGCGATCGCGCGCGCACTGCGCGCCGAGTGGTCCCGGCTCGACCGCGCGGTCACCGACCTCGACGCCCCCACCCTCGCCCCGAAGGACGCTTCATGA